TAACTGGACTCGACTAAGTGTTGGATATGGCATACGGGTATATCTCCCGCAAACTTTTGGAAGATCATATCATTCTGAATATGCGTTGAACACAAATGTCAAACAAGACTGCATGGATTAATAGAAGTAAGAGAGGGACTAACTTGGCTACACCGGGACGAAGAGGTAGCAATCTATTTTCGATAAGAGCCATGAACAACTCGGTTTTTCGTTTATGAAGTGAAGCAATGAatgcttttctttcttcttcactctTTGGAGCTTTATCTGGCCAACCTGTCTTGTTAAAGTAAGCTGTCATCCTACAAAACACAGAATTATCTGAGTTTGCTTTTGGTAACTTAGATTTGATTTagaattttttgaaattacaataaaatatatCTAACCGTTTCGATCAGAATCAATCATTACAGGTTTTATTGGCTAGTAATATTAGTGTGTGATAAAATGATCTCCAAATTCAAAGTGTcaaattcatgcataaaatgtgtaataaaatacatataaatgtagtattaatgattatttttcaaattctttcatTTGTCTGCCCTAAATATTTCTGAAATTCAAAAtccatatttttatacttttcaaaaatataacCAAATTGAATCCTAACTAatttatacattcatatcattctcACAATTTACATAACAAATGATACGCAAAtccaaaatttcaatttcatgctTCCAAACACAGCTGCAGAGAACttcaaatttgaattaatttgaaaaaagaaaagaaaataaaaagtactaGAAGATATTAGATTACCTTTCTTTCCCACCACCAATTTTGAGCAACTCTCCATACAAATCTACACCCCAAGTAACACCCAATTCTTTCTGCAAAATTTTCACCAAAAAACAAGaacccctaaatttcaaaatttacaaaagaaattgacccaaaaagataaaaagaaCAATTGAATTTACTTCATTGAAAGTGTCATTAAACGAAACCCGGTGACCATCCTTCTCAGTATCAACGAGAACACCATCGCAGTCAAAAAGAAGAGCAGATGGAAGAGTATTCGAAAAAGAAGCCGATGAGCATTTGATCTTGAAGGCAGTACGAATTTGCTTCGTTATCTTCGTTGAAGAACTAAAGAGTGAAGAAGATGGTACGTTCTTTGCAATGAATAAATGGGGGTGACTGAATATAGAAGGTTTAgctttaacagttgaagaagatgaaggaaaTGTTGGTAAAGAAAGAGAAATGGCGGTGGAAGCCATTATCAAGCTGTGATTTTAGcttcagctttttttttttttttttttgcttcttaGCTCTTTAACAGAAACATTTCAGTTATGATTGGTTAGCCTGTTTTTTAATGTCTTATCTATCTCTCTAACTTATCCGCCACAATTTCCCACAAATACATATTCGGTGTTTACAACCATGGAATCGGGTCGGATCTCTAATTCAGGATACGGATCGGGTCAACATAATATAGTCACacaaataaagtgaaaaaaagaaataaacaaaataaagtgaaaataggTTAGTCAAGGCTTATCGGAtgggattaaataaaaattattaaatttatttaaaaacttgaattttaataatcaaatattttttacgtttataacatatttatatgtatatattatgtaattaatatcaaaattaaaaaccataatataatataagttttaaaagaattaatttataAGGTAGCAAGAGAACCAGGGGCGAAACCCGGGGGGGCaggcatgggccccggccccccctaaaatgggaaattttcatttaggccctttatatttttttaaaattttaaattagtaaaagtaaaattccattttggcccccctaaaattataaaaattcaatttaatcctttaaaaattataaatatatagactataaaaaattaaaatttccttcggcccccaaaatttttttctggcttcgcccctgaagAGAGCtatatactaaatattaaataaataaaatatatttttagaaattgaaCTTTTAAATTTATACTGGGTTAAAGTTGACTATAGAGTCAAAAACATGAATAAATTTTCTACTCAATTTTGGACACGAAATAATAGTACAAATGCGATATTGGTATGGATCTAatgcaaattaaatataatatgtattatgACATGCAATTTGTACCAAAAAGAAATATCATGACATGCAATGATTAGtttgaaaaaattatgtaataaaataaaaaatatatataattttaaataataaaactgagttagtttttaaaatttacataaaaatataaattaataattaaaataatatttttattttttaaaattaacgaTTATTGgtaaattcacaattaaaatagaatttaattaCGATTCAATTAAACTCTTAAATAATAAGGTAAATTACATCaaaagtcattaaattattaaaaattttatgttttgatcacttaaatttaaaaagttataaagtgATTAATAAACTactcgaaagttttcatttagaTCATTAGAATGTTAAAATGATTGTTATATGATCCTTTTTATTTCCACTGCCTACGCCAATAGAAAGTTTTCAATTCTTTGCTCTTctacagtttaattttttttataaaacatttttaaaagttacaaaattacaAATCAAAAGTAAAACAGTTTTGTCTTTGATCTATAACATTAATTGATTGATTTTGATCTAAGATATATTCTTTTACTTCTTAATGGGTTTCGATCTACTATATCGATCATCAAATCATCTTCATTAActgcatttaaaaaaataattctaattattttttttatattaagaaaCAAAAATGTCGTGACAAATGCAGATCCTTTTTTATTTCATACGTATAAACATTTcataaggaaaaaaagaagaagaagaagaattcttgcaaattaacattattttacgCTTGTCTGTGTGCAGCCAAAACAAGACATCCGGCATTGGTGATGAAAATTTGCAGGTTTTTATGGCAGAAATAGTCATTGCCTTGGCTTCTTTTCACTTTCAGTTACGAACAgtacaaaacaaaacaaatcGTCATTATGgtgtaataataattatataataatgctattaataaatatattcaaGATTCGAATTATACACAGTTTATATCCATCTAAATTGGACAAGATAACTCATAATTCAGGTTTATCTTATAATAAAAATTAGTATAATTaatgaaataatcaaataatgatacatgatatatCATATGTATCTCATGCTGACGACTGAATCAAATTTCAACTGAAAAAGTGGATGTAATTTTTAACGTAAAGATCAATTtatttttgatctaatgtataaagattaattaattcattttttattgaATAAAGGAGGCAAAAATGCAATTAGTCTTGCTATTAAGAATTAGTTCTTAAACGTTATATCAAAGAGTAAGTTGATTATtctattaacaattttattaatttttactgATTCTTATATATCAACATGAAATACACATTACCTACCGAGTATAATTATTTAGTTATTTCACAATCAcgttaatttttaacattaaaaatgaataaaaaacaaaaaatatatgtaaaaactaagttatttatttttttaagtaaataaaataatatgtaactTGACTTCAAATACATGGACTCTATGACAATTTTAACACAAacacatttattatttttctaaatccTTATACGATAAATTCATCGACGAGATTACAATGGCAATAACGTAAATTAGAAGAAATATAGTGTCATTTTCATGGTTTACCTGCCCTGCTCTGCCCCTGCCCTGCCCACCATATCTTCCACTTGCTCTGTAAATTAtatcaacaaaagaaaaacagaggaaaaacataaagaaaatagaaaatggaAGCTTAGAAGAATCTGAAAACTTTaacctttcttttattttcttttatttttttgtttataaaaatGAAATCTCAATGATTATCCCCATTCTTACCCAGAAAATTTACACTTCATTTTCATGGCTGCTTCAAGCCTTTCACCAGAGCCAAGCCAGGAAGTGTTTCCATGGCTGAAGTCTTTGCCCTTTGCTCCAGAGTATAGGCCTACTTTGGTAGAGTTTCAAGATCCAATTGCTTATATTTTCAAGATCGAAAAGGAGGCTTCCCAGTATGGAATCTGTAAGATCATACCTCCGGTGCCACCTGCTTCTAAAAAAGCTGCAATTGGGAACCTCAATCGGTCCCTTTTGGAACGTGCTGTTGTTAATGCTAGCTCCGATTCGAAACCCGCGCCTACATTCACTACCCGCCAACAACAGATCGGGTTTTGCCCTCGGAAGCAACGGCCCGTTTTGAAATCGGTGTGGCAGAGTGGGGAATACTATACTTTCCAAGAATTCGAAGCGAAAGCGAAGAATTTCGagaggaattacttgaagaaataCAGCAAAAAGGGTTCCCTTTCAGCTTTGGAAATCGAAACCCTTTTCTGGAAAGCGACGGTTGACCAACCTTTTGACATTGAGTATGCTAACGACATGCCTGGTTCAGCTTTTGCTGCTTTGAGCTCAAAGAAGAGTAGCGGTGGAGGGCGGGAAACAGGGGAAGGAGTTACGGTGGCGGAAACGCCGTGGAATATGAGAGCGGTTTCGAGGGCGAAAGGGTCGTTGTTAAGGTTCATGAAAGAGGAGATTCCGGGTGTTACTTCCCCTATGGTGTACATTGCAATGTTGTTCAGTTGGTTCGCTTGGCACGTAGAGGATCATGATTTGCATAGCTTGAATTATTTGCATATGGGTGCTGGGAAAACATGGTACGGTGTTCCCCGGGATGCTGCCGTAGCTTTCGAAGAGGTCGTCCGGGTTGATGGCTATGCTGGAGAGTTCAATCCTCTTGGTGAGTTTAGTGTACTATTAATTTTGTCTCCTCTGTTTCTTAGTAAGCTACTGGAGGAAATTTGAAGTACTTTTGTTGACTTAGCGTAAGTAGTAATGTAAATGAGAAATCTGTGTCAATAAGCTATTTGGGTTCTGGTTGAAAAAATGGAATCTAGGTTGGTCATTGTCGAGTTGAGCTCGAGCTCGAGTAGCTCAAGCTATTAGTAGTTGACTCAATTAGCATAATGCTTGACCCAGTACCTTGAAAGCCTAAGCACAAATAGTCAAGCTTGAAGTGAAGTATGAGAATCGAGCTTGAGTGCTTCGATTTGTTGTCTCAAATCGAGCTTTAAAAGTGAAAttttcttgagcttgagttgagCTTTATGCCTTGAGTTTCATCTAAGGTGAGTCTAGTGAACTATTAATTTTTGTCTCCTCTGTTTCTTAGTTAGCTAATGAAGTCCATGTCATTTACTTGCGTTGACTTTGCATAAGCATTTGTCTCTATTGGATAGCTTGGTGAGATTGACTGGTTTGAGCAAAGGTCAAAGGAAGAATAAACTAGCTGTAATTATTcccaaaaaaagggaaaaaaaaaaaacaaagtgccCCAATTTAAGTTTTCTCCAATGGTGTTAATCGAGTTTTTAAGGGATGTTAGCATTATAATTAGTAAGCATACATTAGCTTTGCATAAGTAGAAGCCGTATTGGATAGCATTGGTGAGATTGACTGGTTTGAGTGAAGGCTAAAGGAAGAATAACATGAAGCTGTATTGGATAGCATAAGTGTagcatttgattaaaatattttactttctAGTGTaccaatggttttttttttaccattttggaTTGGTTTAAATCTATTCCAGGAAGTTTCTATGCctcaatgttattttttttaactagAAAAGCAACTCAATCTTTTATATTTAAGTGATGATCCTTATATTGTACCTTTTTAATCTATATTAGTTACCTTTTCTACACTTGGTGAAAAGACCACAGTGATGTCTCCAGAAGTATTTGTTCATGCTGGAATTCCGTGCTGCAGGTGATTTTAGTTTACTCTGCTATGCCTtgtagaaaattttccatttattacttttataatgaatttaTCATCTTAGAGTCTTATAACGCGATTTAATTGCCCTGTTGAGGGATGGTTATTAGACTTGTTCTTACATTATCATTATTCTCAAATCAGGTTAGTGCAAAATGCTGGGGAATTTGTTGTCACTTTCCCTAGAGCCTATCATTCGGGTTTCAGTCACGGTGAGACCATCAAATCTTTATTAGATACTATCAAAGGAGGGAGCTTATTTCATCTATATGTTATTGTCATTAGGATTTAACCTTGGAGAAGCAGCTAATATTGCAACTCCAGAATGGTTGAGAGTAGCCCGAGATGCTGCTATTCGAAGAGCTTCAATTAATTACCCTCCAATGGTCTCCCATTTCCAGTTACTTTATGATCTTGCACTCGATTTATGTTCAAGGTACGACTCACCATAATACAGTATGATTCATTCGGATACCTCAGTTTCTTAATTTCTTGATGCATTCTCGAGTACTTTGAATATGCACTTGAATACATATGACATTTAATTGAGTACTTTCTGCACTGCTGCAAATATGGCAGGTAAAtgcttagaaaaaaatttatatttgctCATTGCTTATTCGAAGTTCAGTATGAGTAGTGATGGCAACGGGGTGGTTTTTTTCCTGCCCTGACCCCAACCGATGCTCTACCACCATGCCCCGAcatcaactttaaaaaaatttaacccgcTCAGAACCCGAACCCAAAAATTAATAGTGTACCCGACTCCAATCGGATCAGACCCGAGTTcaaacattttgaattttttttttcctgaaattgtgattaataatttttttttttaaatgaaaggtTTTGGCACCATTTCCCATTAGATTTGCTTTATGATTTACTATTGAAACTGTCATGTGCTAATATGTATACACACACGTTACAATTACAgcacagcaaaaaaaaaaagaaggaacaaAGGTCTTTGTTCCTTACAAACAGGGGGACTtgggaaataaattaaaaagagagaaagagagggagAAATAAACTGGAGTGAGAGAGTAGTATAAAGACTAGTAGTAATATATTTTAGGGATTTTTCACTTAAtcaatattaaatatgtatagaGGGGTAAATTCATAAATATCCCAGGGCGGGGTGGATTTATTCTAAACCCTTCCTggcaaattttttaaaatcaacccACCTGACCCTCTCTGGTCAAATCGGTTTGGAACCTGTCGGTTTCAGGGTTTTTTGCCATCCCTAGGTATGAGTGTCGGATATGTGTCCGACACTGGTATGTTCAATTTTTACTAAGTTTTCCCATGTATTTGGAGGGTCATATCCCTATATTCATATCCAAATATGTCTCAAACATAGGTGTCAAACACGGGTATTTTAAGTAATGTTCTTCCCATACTTTTATTCGTCATTATAATCGGACTTCATACAATTTAAAGGACAAaaatctttgaaattttatcgGCATGTGCGATATTTATACCAAAAGTTGTTTGTATGATGCTGAACTAATTAATCGAAGTGCAATAACTTATATTGTGTATCTTTTCCTCATTTTTGTTAGGTTTCTCCTTGCAGGGTACCTACGAACATTGGTGCTAAACCAAAGAGTTCTCGCCTCAAGGATAAGAAAAAATGTGAAGGGGAAACCTTAGTTAAAGAATTATTTGTGCAGGATCTCATACAGAACAATGACCTACTTCATATTCTTGGAAAAGGATCTTCGGTGGTACTACTCCCCAAAAGTTCTACCAATATTTCTCTTTGTTCTGAATCACGTGTGGCATCCCGATTAAGAATAAACCCGAAGATGTCACTCGGTTTATGCCGCTACAAGGAAGCAATGAAACCGTCACAAGTCTTAGCTTTTGATGAGATAATGCAATGCAAGAATGAAGAAATCAAGGGAATAAAAGGTTTCTATTCGGTGAAAGGAAAAACTGTTTCTACATATGAAGTTGATCGAGATTCTTCTTTTACTGGAGCTGATTATTTGTGTaaggtgccatcacagaccttaaACGCGAACATTGAAAGAGAAAGTTCTGTTCAAGGTGATACATTGTCGGATCAGAGACTGTTTACATGTGTCACGTGCGGAATATTATGCTTTGCTTGTATTGCTGTACTTCAACCGACCGAACAAGCAGCTAGATACCTCATGTCAGCAGATTGTAGCTTTTTTAATGATTGGACCTTTGGTTCTGGAGTAACATGTGACAGGTTCACCGCTACTCATGGGGATGGAATCACTTCAGAGCAAAATCCTTCCACAAGTAGGTTATATATGGAATTTTTTGTTTATTAGCTAATCTTGTTTATGTGATTTAATGCCATTCCTTGTGCTTGTGGGGTTATAGCTTTGTCTTTATGATGCATGTAGTGTTTGTATAGGGTTAACAACTAAAACAGAAGCGGGGGTCCTAGGAATGATTGTAAGCAGAATAATTGGAATTTGGCTCGAAGTTGTTCGGTTCCTAGGATTCTCATTTCCAAAGAACAATAGAGATATGATAATTTGAATAAGCTTTTGTTAGGGCTGGCAAGACCATTGGTTGCTAACATAATTGGCTTGATAACTAGGTTATTCAAACTCAGGTGTGAGTGTAGGATATATATATGGATGGATGGATGGTAGCCTTTCTACTCTACAATTTTCCTTAAaattcatttacttttttttaacatCCCGGGTTTTTGTTTTTCCTTGATACAGGGGGGATGAATAAAACTGCCCCAAATGCTTTATACGATGTACCTGTTCAATCTGTTGAGGACAAGTTTCAGATGAAAAATCAAAGTAAAGAAGTTCCGGAAGATACTAAAGAAAGGAGAAATACTTCTGCTCTTGGTCTATTAGCTTCAACATACGGAAATTCATCTGATTCCGAAGATGATAATGTTGAACCAAAAGCTACTGCCTCTGGTGATGAGACGAATTCAACAAACACTATACCGGGAAGGAAACTTCAACATAATGATTTCAAGGAGGAAGCTCCGGTCCATGTTTTCGATTGTGATCCTGAACCTGGATCTAAAAGAAGCCCTCCAACAATCAACCAAGAGTTGGTGTCAAATGGTTTGGGGGATAAATGTAGTGATCCAACCATAGAATCTCACGGTGCAGAGAAAATGAGGTTTAGTAAGGCCTTTACACGAATGGAAAATGCAGATAGTCCGTTTGCTCCAAACTCCGATGAAGGTTCTTCTCGGATGCATGTCTTCTGTCTCGAGCATGCTATAGAAGTAGAACAACAACTTCGTCAAATAGGTGGAGTTCAT
This window of the Gossypium hirsutum isolate 1008001.06 chromosome A09, Gossypium_hirsutum_v2.1, whole genome shotgun sequence genome carries:
- the LOC107931509 gene encoding CBBY-like protein isoform X2, which translates into the protein MASTAISLSLPTFPSSSSTVKAKPSIFSHPHLFIAKNVPSSSLFSSSTKITKQIRTAFKIKCSSASFSNTLPSALLFDCDGVLVDTEKDGHRVSFNDTFNEKELGVTWGVDLYGELLKIGGGKERMTAYFNKTGWPDKAPKSEEERKAFIASLHKRKTELFMALIENRLLPLRPGVAKLIDQALGEGVKVAVCSTSNEKAAIYTLAANTLGVEPSSCVVVEDSAIGLAAAKAAGMTCIVTKSGYTADEDFLNADAVFDCIGDPPEERFDLAFCGSLLEKQYVS
- the LOC107931509 gene encoding CBBY-like protein isoform X1, which gives rise to MASTAISLSLPTFPSSSSTVKAKPSIFSHPHLFIAKNVPSSSLFSSSTKITKQIRTAFKIKCSSASFSNTLPSALLFDCDGVLVDTEKDGHRVSFNDTFNEKELGVTWGVDLYGELLKIGGGKERMTAYFNKTGWPDKAPKSEEERKAFIASLHKRKTELFMALIENRLLPLRPGVAKLIDQALGEGVKVAVCSTSNEKAVSAVVSCLLGPERAEKIQIFAGDVVPRKKPDPAIYTLAANTLGVEPSSCVVVEDSAIGLAAAKAAGMTCIVTKSGYTADEDFLNADAVFDCIGDPPEERFDLAFCGSLLEKQYVS
- the LOC121206453 gene encoding lysine-specific demethylase REF6, whose amino-acid sequence is MAASSLSPEPSQEVFPWLKSLPFAPEYRPTLVEFQDPIAYIFKIEKEASQYGICKIIPPVPPASKKAAIGNLNRSLLERAVVNASSDSKPAPTFTTRQQQIGFCPRKQRPVLKSVWQSGEYYTFQEFEAKAKNFERNYLKKYSKKGSLSALEIETLFWKATVDQPFDIEYANDMPGSAFAALSSKKSSGGGRETGEGVTVAETPWNMRAVSRAKGSLLRFMKEEIPGVTSPMVYIAMLFSWFAWHVEDHDLHSLNYLHMGAGKTWYGVPRDAAVAFEEVVRVDGYAGEFNPLVTFSTLGEKTTVMSPEVFVHAGIPCCRLVQNAGEFVVTFPRAYHSGFSHGFNLGEAANIATPEWLRVARDAAIRRASINYPPMVSHFQLLYDLALDLCSRVPTNIGAKPKSSRLKDKKKCEGETLVKELFVQDLIQNNDLLHILGKGSSVVLLPKSSTNISLCSESRVASRLRINPKMSLGLCRYKEAMKPSQVLAFDEIMQCKNEEIKGIKGFYSVKGKTVSTYEVDRDSSFTGADYLCKVPSQTLNANIERESSVQGDTLSDQRLFTCVTCGILCFACIAVLQPTEQAARYLMSADCSFFNDWTFGSGVTCDRFTATHGDGITSEQNPSTRGMNKTAPNALYDVPVQSVEDKFQMKNQSKEVPEDTKERRNTSALGLLASTYGNSSDSEDDNVEPKATASGDETNSTNTIPGRKLQHNDFKEEAPVHVFDCDPEPGSKRSPPTINQELVSNGLGDKCSDPTIESHGAEKMRFSKAFTRMENADSPFAPNSDEGSSRMHVFCLEHAIEVEQQLRQIGGVHIFLLCHPEYPKIEAEAKLVAEELGIDYLWNNILFGDATKDDEVRIRSALDSEDAIPGNGDWAVKLGINLFYSSNLSHSMLYSKQMPYNSVIYSAFGRNSPTSSLTKLNSYGRRSRKQKKVVAGKWCGKVWMSNQVHPFLTQRDPGEQEQEKSYHAWATSDENLESKPENIRKAETSKVAKRFTRKSKTRAGTTPSKKAKCIEPESVVSDDSLDGNSLRQQQRFFRGKKPKLIEKEKEISYDSLDDDSLLHHRDLSRRKGAKFIEREASESEDVEEDSDDQQFRKNLGGKQGKYIVENDVVSGDSLDKTSAKQYRRIPRSCLAKFMKREGSVSADEQEEISHQFHKRIPRGRHIKLFERRLAVSDDSRADNSLKQYRRMPKGKRAKFFEREEAMSDDASDNDDSQTQHRRIPSGKQMKCMEREDEFSDDSLEDNPQQQHRRIAQRKVSKFSDQEDIVSFDSLKGNSHRQHRRIPRSQLTQFIEREDAGSSDSPDDSSLQQLRRILRSKHAKILEKEGAVSDDSDDTSPQQFRKTPRSRQGKSIESEDVVSYDSSDENYGQPNSSFRSRKKKAPTPRQTKQKAPKNVKQGKRRTTKQVISQQSKQDTRRNRNTKIEQSARQDNSYDEDEIEGGPSTRLRKRARKPSKEPETKPKVKKQALKNKAKSASNAKVRDEGAEYQCDMEGCTMSFGLKQELVLHKKNICPVKGCGKKFFSHKYLVQHRRVHMDDRPLKCPWKGCKMTFKWAWARTEHIRVHTGARPYVCAEEGCGQTFRFVSDFSRHKRKTGHSLKKGKEIKHESRKL